A genomic window from Paucibacter sp. KCTC 42545 includes:
- a CDS encoding lytic transglycosylase domain-containing protein: MTARHDLLSLARGTRATLSLFVKDIGQGLLVVSHNSLALLGLAVVALGLVFVSQADLRQDLEGQALGWLNAREEARAQADGNTLFAVSEPNAVDRATAADPKDLPRQQAAVAMWLSRRYKVAPEPISRLVQEAWAISRKAQLEPTLILAIMAVESSFNPFAQSPVGAQGLMQVMTHVHNDKYEAFGGNLAAFDPITNLRVGVQVLKECIQRAGSLDEGLRYYVGAANLPDDTGYAAKVLELHEQMKSVATGRPVQAKPIRETSPMASATPLASADTDVTASKVALVQ, from the coding sequence ATGACAGCGCGCCACGATCTTTTATCCCTTGCCCGCGGCACCCGTGCCACCTTGTCCCTGTTCGTCAAGGACATCGGCCAAGGGCTTTTAGTTGTTAGCCACAATAGTTTGGCCCTGCTTGGCTTGGCCGTTGTGGCCTTGGGCTTGGTCTTTGTTAGCCAAGCCGATCTGCGTCAAGACCTTGAAGGCCAAGCCCTGGGCTGGCTGAATGCCCGGGAAGAAGCCCGCGCCCAGGCCGACGGCAACACCTTGTTCGCCGTCTCCGAGCCCAATGCCGTGGACCGCGCCACCGCCGCTGATCCAAAAGACTTGCCGCGCCAGCAAGCTGCCGTGGCGATGTGGTTGTCGCGTCGCTACAAGGTCGCACCGGAACCCATCAGCCGCTTGGTCCAAGAAGCCTGGGCCATCAGCCGCAAGGCTCAATTGGAGCCCACCCTCATTCTGGCCATCATGGCGGTTGAGTCCAGCTTCAACCCCTTTGCGCAAAGCCCGGTCGGCGCCCAAGGCCTGATGCAGGTGATGACCCACGTGCACAACGACAAATACGAAGCCTTTGGCGGCAATTTGGCCGCCTTTGACCCCATCACCAATTTGCGTGTGGGTGTGCAGGTGCTCAAGGAGTGCATTCAGCGTGCTGGCAGCTTGGACGAAGGCTTGCGCTACTACGTCGGCGCCGCCAATCTGCCCGATGACACGGGCTATGCCGCCAAGGTGTTGGAACTGCACGAACAAATGAAGAGTGTGGCGACCGGCCGGCCCGTTCAAGCCAAACCGATCCGCGAAACCAGCCCGATGGCCAGCGCCACGCCGCTGGCTTCTGCCGATACCGACGTGACAGCCTCAAAAGTCGCGCTGGTTCAATAA